The DNA sequence TAGAAGACCCATGATAATTTTCCGTTGTGGAAACCGATTTGGTAAATCAAGAAACCGATCCACATTACCGGCATTGATGGAATGACCGGCTTAACCAGTCCAATAAATGCAATCACAAAACATGCAATAATAAATAGCCATAAAATCGTTGCGACCATGCTTAACCTCTTTCTGATTCGATAAATTTCTGCTCTTTAGTAAAGAAGATTAATATCATACCTAAAGCTAAAGAAGCAGCTGATACATAAAACACATTCCCTAATCCTACAATTTGACTCATCACACCGCCAAGTAAATTTCCGCATAATTGACCGATAACCATCGCGTTCGCAAACAGAGTTGAGGAATAACCTGGGAATTCAGGTACAATATCTTGGAAATACGTAATACCTAAACCTAATAAGACAGCTAAGAACATAGCTAAGAAGACTTGTCCGACCATCATCATATAAACATTATCGAAGACACCGATACTAAAGAAAAACAGTGTTCCAAAACATGCGCCGAAAATCAACAGCGTACGTGTCTCTAATTTGGCAGATAAAACACCTAAGATAATCATAAACGGTACTTCTAAGCCTGCACATAAGCTTGCTAGTATCCCAACATAGTCTTCACTCTCATGCAGATATTTCGTTACAAACAGCGGCATATTTAAAGTATACATCCACTGACCGATATGCAGCAGGATAAAGGCAATAAACGGAATCAGCAGTTTCATATTTTTGAACATACTTGGTGCTCTCTTTTCAACATGCGGGCCGTCCCCGATAGAACGCTTGACCGGCACTTCTTTGAAGAAGAAGACTTGAAGCATTAATGTTAATAAGATTACAACAATTGTTCCGCCGAATAATCCGGCATAGCCCATCGTACCGTTTAATACAGCACCGATTAACGGACCGAATAAGAAACCAAATGAGAACATCGAACGCAAAACAGTATTCGCAAATTTAGCGCGCCCTCGTGAAGATGAAGCATTAATCGACTCACGTGCTGACGCATAAAGCTGCGGCATCGCAGGTGCGAATAACCCTTGGAAGATGGCATAAAGTGCAATGTATAACCAAATACT is a window from the Staphylococcus sp. IVB6181 genome containing:
- a CDS encoding sugar efflux transporter, with product MFAELLHIKNYKLFVINMMLIGMGIAITIPYLVLFATNELGMTTSQFGLLLALAAISQFSVNAIVARFSDRGGVNRKLIIICALFMGAMSFGIYFYVHSIWLYIALYAIFQGLFAPAMPQLYASARESINASSSRGRAKFANTVLRSMFSFGFLFGPLIGAVLNGTMGYAGLFGGTIVVILLTLMLQVFFFKEVPVKRSIGDGPHVEKRAPSMFKNMKLLIPFIAFILLHIGQWMYTLNMPLFVTKYLHESEDYVGILASLCAGLEVPFMIILGVLSAKLETRTLLIFGACFGTLFFFSIGVFDNVYMMMVGQVFLAMFLAVLLGLGITYFQDIVPEFPGYSSTLFANAMVIGQLCGNLLGGVMSQIVGLGNVFYVSAASLALGMILIFFTKEQKFIESERG